The following are encoded in a window of Thermoplasma sp. Kam2015 genomic DNA:
- a CDS encoding NAD-dependent epimerase/dehydratase family protein, whose product MILVTGSSGQIGTELVPYLRERYGRNEIISSDITDPTGTQTGYIKLDVTDRESLERAIEKYKITDIFHLAGILSAKGEKDPDLAYRVNLNGTYNVLEAAKRHSIDRVIIPSTIGVFGPETPRTGVPSITVLRPRTMYGITKVAAELLAQYYFEKFGLDVRSLRYPGIISYMAEPTAGTTDYAVEIFYYAVRLKRYTCYLRRDRRLPMMYMPDALRALVDLYEAKSEQLKIRNGYNVQAYSFTPEELYGKISERINGFEIDYRPDYRDGIAATWPESIDSSDAAKEWGFKFDYDLDKTVDDMIEHISEKLGISGKHFA is encoded by the coding sequence ATGATACTTGTAACAGGTTCTTCTGGTCAAATTGGCACTGAACTCGTTCCATATCTTCGAGAAAGGTACGGCAGAAATGAAATCATATCCTCTGATATCACCGATCCGACAGGGACACAGACCGGTTATATAAAACTGGATGTGACTGATCGCGAATCTCTGGAACGAGCCATAGAGAAATACAAAATAACCGATATATTCCACCTTGCCGGTATACTCTCCGCAAAGGGTGAGAAGGATCCAGATCTTGCATATAGGGTCAATCTTAACGGTACATACAACGTTCTGGAGGCTGCTAAAAGACACTCTATCGACAGAGTCATAATTCCAAGCACCATAGGCGTCTTCGGACCGGAAACGCCCAGGACAGGTGTACCAAGCATAACGGTGCTGAGGCCCAGGACCATGTATGGCATAACAAAGGTCGCTGCTGAGCTTCTTGCTCAGTATTATTTTGAGAAATTTGGCCTGGACGTCAGATCGCTGAGATATCCCGGAATAATAAGCTACATGGCCGAGCCCACAGCAGGGACAACAGACTATGCAGTGGAGATATTCTATTATGCAGTTCGCCTGAAGAGATACACATGTTATCTTCGCAGAGATAGACGCCTGCCGATGATGTACATGCCCGACGCTCTTCGTGCACTTGTTGATCTTTACGAGGCAAAATCCGAACAATTGAAGATAAGAAACGGTTATAATGTACAGGCATACAGCTTCACCCCTGAAGAACTGTATGGGAAAATATCTGAACGTATAAATGGTTTTGAGATAGATTACAGACCAGACTACAGAGATGGAATAGCCGCCACCTGGCCCGAGAGCATAGATTCATCAGACGCAGCAAAGGAGTGGGGTTTCAAATTCGATTATGATCTGGATAAGACTGTAGACGATATGATAGAACATATATCGGAAAAACTTGGGATAAGCGGAAAGCACTTCGCTTGA